From the Rhodopirellula bahusiensis genome, one window contains:
- a CDS encoding outer membrane protein assembly factor BamB family protein, which translates to MGVTLGSNTAHAQESGKTADWTYWRGPNFNGTADAENLVEDWDSEGGEGSNLLWKRDDIGTRSTPVAMNGRLYTMMRSNPGTDTEGEKVVCLDAETGETLWENAFNVWMSDVPDTRVGWSSVVADPETGNVYALGVCDLFLCINGETGQTVWSKPLHEQFGMLSTYGGRTNFPVIHEDLVIISGIIINWGEAAKPNHRLIAMDKLTGEVIWFSGTKDLPNDTTYSAPTLTTIEGQRQLILGTGDGAVWGIQPRTGKPLWHHDLSRRGMFATPLVDGNRVYASHSEENMSGSSMGAVASVEVGGTGEETYGKEVWKLEGLVVGRSAPVVVDNRLYVVDDRCKLWIIDTETGDLIAERIAIGDRKQWPSLLVADDKLYVLTENGRWAILEMTDDGVEFLNKGRIRNEAFHSSPILANGNLYFQGASALYCVGSPESKQKPLVLAEQLLGETDIEENPEPAQLLITPAEGLLHPGQTMELSIRLFNRLGQRLADPASSDVTFSVEGPGSVEGNVFTANSDVAHTAATIIAKVGSVSGSTRVRIVPELPWAFNFDELNDPPLSWVGARYRHVIRPVDGSPALVKISTIPKGARSRAWMGSSELKNYTIAADVRGSRANDQLPDIGLTAHGYVLDLMGNSQQLQIRSWSPQLRMAQTVDFPWKEDQWYRMKFRAQIEGSGDDAIAVLKGKVWPRGEDEPADWTVTAEDKIPVLSASPGLYGNAKVAELYIDNLEVTPNE; encoded by the coding sequence ATGGGCGTGACCCTCGGATCCAACACCGCCCACGCCCAAGAAAGCGGCAAAACAGCGGATTGGACTTACTGGCGAGGTCCCAACTTCAACGGGACCGCCGACGCTGAAAACCTGGTTGAAGACTGGGATTCCGAAGGCGGCGAAGGAAGCAACCTGCTGTGGAAACGCGACGACATCGGTACTCGCAGCACACCAGTCGCGATGAATGGTCGGCTGTACACGATGATGCGTTCCAATCCAGGAACGGACACCGAAGGCGAGAAAGTCGTTTGCTTGGACGCTGAAACGGGCGAAACCCTCTGGGAAAACGCCTTCAACGTCTGGATGTCCGATGTTCCCGACACACGAGTTGGCTGGAGCAGCGTTGTCGCGGATCCAGAAACTGGGAACGTCTATGCCCTGGGCGTTTGCGACTTGTTTCTCTGCATCAATGGCGAAACAGGCCAAACCGTCTGGAGCAAACCACTTCACGAACAATTTGGAATGCTGTCGACCTACGGTGGTCGTACGAACTTCCCCGTGATTCACGAAGACCTCGTGATCATCAGCGGCATCATCATCAACTGGGGCGAAGCAGCCAAACCCAACCACCGCCTCATCGCGATGGACAAACTGACCGGAGAAGTCATCTGGTTCAGCGGCACCAAGGATTTGCCCAATGACACGACTTATTCCGCTCCCACGCTGACCACGATCGAAGGCCAACGGCAATTGATTCTGGGTACGGGCGATGGAGCGGTCTGGGGCATCCAACCTCGAACTGGCAAACCGCTCTGGCACCACGATCTTTCCCGTCGCGGAATGTTTGCCACACCTCTGGTGGACGGCAATCGGGTCTACGCCAGCCACAGCGAAGAGAACATGTCCGGCAGTTCGATGGGCGCGGTCGCCTCCGTCGAAGTTGGCGGAACTGGCGAAGAAACTTACGGCAAAGAAGTATGGAAGCTCGAAGGTTTGGTCGTCGGCCGCAGCGCTCCTGTTGTCGTGGACAATCGTCTGTACGTGGTCGATGACCGCTGCAAACTTTGGATCATCGACACCGAAACCGGCGACTTGATTGCTGAACGAATCGCGATCGGTGACCGCAAACAATGGCCATCACTTTTGGTCGCGGATGACAAGCTTTATGTCCTGACCGAAAACGGTCGCTGGGCGATCCTTGAAATGACCGACGACGGCGTCGAGTTTCTTAACAAGGGTCGAATCCGCAACGAAGCATTCCATTCCTCGCCCATCCTGGCCAATGGCAACCTGTATTTCCAAGGTGCGTCAGCTCTGTACTGCGTCGGTTCACCCGAATCGAAGCAGAAACCACTGGTTTTGGCGGAGCAATTGCTCGGTGAAACGGACATCGAAGAAAACCCTGAGCCCGCTCAATTGCTGATCACCCCTGCAGAAGGACTGCTGCATCCGGGTCAAACGATGGAGTTGTCGATTCGATTGTTCAATCGTCTCGGACAACGTCTGGCTGACCCAGCCAGCTCGGACGTCACGTTCAGCGTCGAAGGTCCGGGCTCCGTCGAAGGCAACGTCTTCACCGCCAATTCCGACGTCGCTCACACAGCGGCAACCATCATCGCAAAAGTTGGAAGCGTTTCCGGCAGCACTCGAGTTCGCATCGTCCCCGAACTGCCTTGGGCATTCAACTTCGATGAATTGAACGATCCACCTCTTTCGTGGGTTGGTGCTCGCTATCGCCATGTCATCCGTCCGGTCGATGGCTCGCCCGCTCTGGTCAAGATCAGCACGATCCCCAAGGGAGCACGCAGCCGTGCTTGGATGGGATCCAGCGAACTGAAGAACTACACCATCGCCGCCGACGTTCGCGGCAGTCGTGCCAACGATCAACTCCCTGACATTGGTTTGACCGCGCACGGTTATGTCTTGGATCTGATGGGCAACAGCCAACAGCTGCAAATCCGATCCTGGTCACCGCAATTGCGAATGGCCCAGACCGTTGATTTTCCTTGGAAAGAAGACCAGTGGTACCGGATGAAATTCCGAGCCCAAATCGAAGGCAGTGGCGACGACGCGATTGCCGTGCTGAAAGGCAAAGTTTGGCCCCGCGGTGAAGACGAGCCGGCTGACTGGACCGTGACCGCGGAAGACAAAATCCCTGT
- a CDS encoding transglutaminase-like domain-containing protein, giving the protein MPDRYDIETFEKPAPWHPEASSSFASQASNTARPSSAADAMRQSGMPEILSPGQSPSDTMETISGKPASRPSEGAIKNQLADEWETWQVHSLRSTILGGIHAKSTRTVDNQIKVELEEQGLTYRGMLQILESNQQTFWHDANGDLKKVDCTFRRGPIESHRTIEITPNEVQFVDDRLVKTQKKTLRINSPLGGPLHVYQTLRRKPLKEGETREARVLLPILGEVATLRLQHNSLASPSVLTPAGFQEVVLQEASCLLSLDPKRQRESVYWFDDQGQVQLYHVSNEQRFSYGCKESQYKLLGQEFLSQDYPISLQVQGKPLETESSLLAGDLRQVGYKIMWAKPPAPESVPAGDEEATEPKSETPPEEEDKQIALAPRQYLQRGGDGVEQKLIVSRVPVPKSKLRDRFDQFDGDSTPADLAATSLLDYRSATVRRIAKATANSPDFTTAERAMEMNRTVHSLLSFEPLSQGMRSASQIADSSTADSTEQSILLMALLRSAGIPARMVMGIRHQTADHISPTQDLALPFQTRARLPDGNRFVYHAWVVAKVDDQWISLDPVVGSETKPDCLAIESTDMKDIEPIELVEDFIDKLSRMQISIYAVIRGA; this is encoded by the coding sequence GTGCCGGATCGGTACGACATCGAGACGTTCGAGAAACCGGCACCGTGGCACCCCGAGGCATCGTCTTCGTTTGCTTCTCAAGCCAGCAATACGGCGCGACCGAGTTCAGCCGCCGATGCGATGCGTCAATCCGGAATGCCGGAGATTCTCTCACCGGGTCAGTCGCCATCCGACACGATGGAAACGATCTCCGGAAAACCTGCGTCTCGGCCCTCCGAAGGTGCGATCAAAAACCAGCTCGCCGACGAATGGGAGACCTGGCAAGTTCACAGCCTCCGATCAACGATTCTCGGCGGCATTCATGCCAAGTCCACTCGCACCGTCGACAACCAGATCAAGGTCGAATTGGAAGAACAAGGCTTGACCTATCGAGGCATGTTGCAGATCCTCGAATCTAATCAGCAGACGTTTTGGCACGATGCCAATGGCGATCTCAAAAAAGTGGACTGCACGTTTCGACGCGGGCCGATCGAATCGCACCGAACCATCGAAATCACACCGAACGAAGTGCAGTTCGTCGATGATCGACTGGTCAAGACTCAGAAGAAGACGTTGCGGATCAACTCGCCATTGGGCGGACCATTGCACGTTTACCAAACACTGCGCCGAAAGCCGCTGAAAGAAGGCGAGACTCGTGAAGCCAGAGTCTTGCTTCCCATCTTGGGTGAAGTCGCAACGCTTCGTCTTCAACACAACTCACTCGCATCACCCTCGGTGTTGACTCCGGCTGGCTTCCAAGAGGTCGTGTTGCAGGAAGCGTCGTGCTTGTTGTCGCTCGACCCCAAACGTCAACGAGAAAGCGTTTATTGGTTTGACGATCAAGGTCAGGTCCAGCTCTACCACGTCTCCAACGAGCAGCGATTTTCGTACGGTTGCAAAGAGTCGCAATACAAGTTGCTGGGACAAGAATTCCTGAGCCAGGACTATCCGATCTCTCTTCAAGTCCAGGGCAAACCACTGGAGACTGAATCCAGTCTGCTGGCGGGTGATCTCAGACAGGTCGGCTACAAAATCATGTGGGCCAAACCGCCCGCACCCGAGTCAGTTCCCGCGGGCGATGAAGAAGCGACTGAACCAAAATCGGAAACGCCACCTGAGGAAGAAGACAAGCAGATTGCATTGGCACCGCGACAGTATCTCCAACGCGGCGGCGACGGTGTCGAACAGAAATTGATCGTTTCGCGTGTCCCGGTTCCCAAATCAAAGCTTCGCGACCGCTTTGACCAATTCGACGGTGACAGCACGCCGGCGGATTTGGCGGCGACTTCCTTGTTGGACTATCGGTCCGCCACTGTGCGTCGCATCGCCAAGGCGACCGCCAACAGCCCCGACTTCACCACGGCTGAACGAGCGATGGAAATGAACCGCACGGTTCACTCTCTGTTATCGTTCGAACCGCTCTCGCAAGGCATGCGATCGGCCAGCCAGATCGCTGACTCTTCGACCGCGGACAGCACCGAGCAGTCGATTTTGTTGATGGCTCTATTGCGATCCGCGGGCATCCCAGCTCGGATGGTGATGGGTATTCGTCATCAAACGGCCGACCACATCTCACCGACGCAAGACTTGGCATTGCCGTTCCAAACTCGTGCCCGTTTGCCTGATGGCAACCGCTTTGTCTATCACGCTTGGGTGGTGGCCAAAGTCGACGATCAATGGATTTCGTTGGACCCTGTCGTGGGCTCCGAAACCAAACCGGATTGTTTGGCGATTGAATCCACGGACATGAAGGACATCGAGCCCATCGAGTTGGTCGAGGACTTCATCGACAAACTTTCGCGAATGCAGATCAGCATTTACGCCGTCATTCGCGGTGCTTGA
- a CDS encoding cupin domain-containing protein, with translation MKPGPELGTSRNPATPPPATQPEIVDLTLVEPVECPCGWARRAFAASPDFPGTLHLTQISLDAKSHYHRDHTEIYVILKCDEDAAIELDGQLHPVRPLMSILIPPGVKHRAIGKMEVLIVCTPEFDAADEHFGDPDADRP, from the coding sequence ATGAAACCCGGCCCAGAACTCGGTACATCGAGGAATCCAGCGACGCCCCCGCCAGCGACTCAGCCTGAGATCGTGGATTTGACTCTGGTCGAACCAGTCGAATGCCCCTGCGGGTGGGCTCGGCGAGCCTTTGCGGCTTCACCCGATTTCCCCGGCACGCTTCACCTGACGCAAATCAGCCTCGATGCCAAGTCGCATTACCACCGCGATCACACTGAGATTTATGTGATTTTGAAGTGCGACGAGGATGCGGCCATCGAACTCGACGGCCAACTCCACCCGGTTCGACCTTTGATGTCCATTCTGATTCCGCCCGGAGTCAAACATCGAGCAATCGGGAAGATGGAAGTTCTGATCGTTTGCACACCAGAATTCGACGCCGCGGACGAACACTTCGGCGATCCCGATGCTGACAGGCCCTGA